The following proteins are co-located in the Gloeocapsa sp. PCC 7428 genome:
- a CDS encoding glycosyltransferase encodes MKNKDNFMSISYVIPTLNSASTLDMTLLSLRSQKDINVKVIVVDSGSTDGTLDVCKRWNIKTLYAEPGNMYRAINIGLRECDTEWLGYINSDDWLYSDSLTRLITHGNASNADIVYGICDFTDVHGRFMYSFTPPKCNQLISMSKTGVLGIAQQTTIFRNRLYQRLKGFNEEYYFAADRDFYMRALQSNAIFTFLPGSSVACFRLHRNQLSQKKSELMRVESKKINTTLFKSPSYYDWAIRMQWHLSNLPHYLLRFFRQSMLSGEITVTKSMHGGTHLETQSKAF; translated from the coding sequence TTGAAAAACAAAGATAATTTTATGAGCATAAGCTACGTTATTCCAACATTAAATAGTGCTTCTACACTTGATATGACATTATTATCCTTACGCTCCCAAAAAGATATAAATGTTAAGGTGATTGTAGTGGATAGTGGCTCAACAGATGGCACGTTAGATGTGTGCAAACGTTGGAACATTAAAACTTTGTATGCTGAGCCAGGAAATATGTATCGAGCTATTAATATAGGCTTGCGTGAATGTGATACTGAGTGGTTAGGATATATTAATTCAGACGATTGGTTGTACTCAGATAGTTTAACGCGACTGATTACCCACGGAAATGCTTCTAATGCAGATATAGTATATGGCATCTGTGACTTTACAGATGTTCATGGTCGCTTTATGTATTCATTTACTCCACCTAAGTGTAACCAATTGATTTCCATGTCTAAAACTGGGGTACTTGGAATCGCTCAACAAACAACAATCTTTAGAAATCGCCTTTATCAAAGGTTGAAAGGTTTCAACGAAGAATACTACTTTGCTGCTGATAGAGATTTTTATATGCGAGCCTTGCAATCCAACGCTATCTTTACTTTTCTTCCTGGTTCATCAGTAGCTTGTTTTCGATTACATAGAAACCAATTAAGTCAAAAAAAATCTGAACTCATGAGAGTTGAGTCTAAAAAAATTAATACCACGCTCTTTAAATCACCCAGCTATTATGATTGGGCTATAAGGATGCAGTGGCACTTGAGTAATCTTCCTCACTATCTATTGAGGTTTTTTAGGCAATCGATGCTTTCAGGTGAGATAACTGTCACGAAGTCGATGCATGGAGGTACACACCTTGAAACACAATCTAAGGCTTTTTAA
- a CDS encoding glycosyltransferase, with translation MKILHVIPSVGQVRGGPSQAVVEMVQALQNLSIDADVATTNDNGFDLLDVPLCQKIEYQKVPVWFFPRFSPSIESIREFAFSSPLTSWLWQHVAEYDLLHIHAIFSYPSTIAMAIARLKGVPYIIRPLGQLCEWSLQQSSLKKQAYMTLVERANINCSKALHFTSHQEQQEASKLGFNSPSFILPHGLSLPKLIPDARYKLRQILKAPIDEPVVLFMSRIHPKKGLEYLIPALGKLVEQRFTFILAGNGSPEYESKISELLAAADIQNRTYRPGFVTDEMKDLLLQGSDIFTLTSHSENFGIAVLEALAARLPVVVTPGVALSSVVEQHQLGHVVQLDTTAIASSIQNLLSNPQETQKIGDRARQLIHEQYTWERIALDLISIYEAITKQESIAAFC, from the coding sequence GTGAAAATTCTCCACGTCATTCCCTCTGTTGGTCAAGTACGAGGCGGTCCTAGTCAAGCCGTAGTAGAAATGGTTCAGGCATTACAAAACTTAAGTATAGATGCTGACGTAGCCACAACTAACGATAATGGCTTTGATTTACTCGATGTGCCTCTGTGTCAGAAAATTGAATATCAAAAAGTTCCTGTTTGGTTCTTCCCACGTTTTTCACCATCAATAGAATCTATTCGAGAATTTGCTTTTTCTAGTCCATTAACTTCTTGGCTTTGGCAGCACGTTGCCGAATACGATTTATTGCATATCCATGCTATTTTTTCCTACCCTTCCACAATAGCAATGGCGATCGCACGCCTCAAAGGTGTCCCATACATTATTCGTCCTCTAGGGCAATTGTGTGAATGGTCTTTGCAACAAAGCTCTTTAAAAAAGCAAGCATATATGACGCTTGTAGAACGTGCTAATATTAACTGTAGCAAAGCCTTGCATTTCACCTCCCATCAAGAACAGCAAGAAGCCTCTAAATTAGGATTTAACTCACCAAGTTTTATCCTTCCACATGGTCTTTCTTTACCTAAATTAATACCAGATGCTCGCTACAAGTTACGGCAAATATTGAAAGCGCCAATAGACGAGCCTGTAGTTTTATTTATGTCTCGCATACATCCTAAAAAAGGCTTAGAATATCTTATCCCTGCTTTAGGGAAACTAGTAGAGCAACGCTTTACTTTTATACTTGCAGGAAATGGCTCTCCTGAGTACGAAAGTAAAATTTCTGAGCTTTTAGCTGCTGCTGATATTCAAAATCGTACTTATCGTCCTGGGTTTGTGACTGATGAAATGAAAGATCTTTTACTTCAAGGTTCTGATATTTTTACTCTCACATCTCATTCAGAAAACTTCGGTATTGCTGTTTTAGAAGCTTTAGCAGCACGGCTACCTGTCGTTGTTACTCCTGGTGTTGCTCTGTCTTCTGTCGTTGAACAACATCAACTTGGACACGTAGTACAGCTAGACACAACAGCGATCGCATCTAGTATTCAAAATTTACTGAGTAATCCTCAAGAAACACAGAAAATCGGCGATCGCGCTCGTCAGTTAATTCACGAACAATACACGTGGGAGCGTATTGCTTTAGATCTTATCTCAATATATGAGGCAATAACTAAACAAGAAAGTATTGCTGCTTTCTGCTAA